Genomic DNA from Fusarium keratoplasticum isolate Fu6.1 chromosome 2, whole genome shotgun sequence:
CAGGCAGTCGCCTTCAACACATACGGCGACCGCTGCGCCACCGGCTCCGTCGATGGCAAGATCCGCGTCTTCAACCGCCACAAGGATGGCACATGGCGCCTTTGCGATACCTGGACCGCACATGGCGGAGAGATTCTAGAGGTAACGCAGCCCCCCTTGGAACCCTGCCCTTGTCTCTGGCTCTTGTATCATATCTGTCGCACACATACGAGAGAGTCATCGCTGACGCGCCCTTGTTCTATAGCTTCAATGGCTTCCCGCGACCGTCTACCCCAACTTGATCGCCTCCCTCGGCATCGAGGGCCGTTTCCGCATCTGGGTCGAGGATCCCTCTGCCGCACCTGGACGCCGTTTCTGCACTGGACGATCTGGCAACGGCAAGCCTGCCTTTGACACACGATCCAACAAGGCCCCATACCGGTCATTTTCCATGAAGCACAACGAAGAGACCCGACATACCTACCTTGCGCTGCTCTCGACTGACGGCCGGTTAACTGTCTCCGAGAACGACCAACCCGAGAACCTCTCCGAGTACACCACTATCGATGAATTCACCGTCGCCCCAAAGCCCAGTAGAGGCGAGGAGCTTGCCTTTCGCGTTCGCTTTGACCCCAACCCTGAGCCATGCTACACGGCCTTGCGCGCAGGTGTACCATCTGATTCACTGGGCCTTGTGGTCGCAGCCATGGACACCGTAAGAGTATATCGATCACGCGATATTGTGGCAACCTCCATTGGCATCCAGCAGACACAAAAAGAGTTTTATCTCGCTGTAGAACTACCTGGCCATCGAGGCCTGGTGCGAGATGTGGCATGGGCGCCGGGGAACATCAGGGGATACGATATCATTGCGACAGCATGCCAGGATGGCTACGCCCGCGTCTTTCGAATCGAGACACCCTACTCAGAAGACGACGGACTGTCATGGTCAGCCTCAGATTTGCTCCGGTCAACTCCCCACGCCTCTACCAGAGATTCAACGCCTCAAGCCAGAACCAACGGAACCGCAACTCCGACTGAAAAGCAGGCGCAGACACCGCAACTTCAGCCCAtgcaacaccatcaccagcagcaacaacatcaccaacaacatcaacaccacccttCCGGCCTCAGTGCCAGTCTCGCCAAGTCGGGCTCTCTGGGCGATCGCCATTGGGCCGGTCAGCCTGGCCAGGTTAAGCACACATTCCAGGAGATTTCAAGGCTTGATAACCACCGCACACCGGTTTGGCGAGTTGGgtttgacgacgatggtCAGATTCTAGGGAGCACGGGTGACGATGGTCGGTTGTTGTGCTATCGTCAGACGCCCAACGGAGCATGGGCTAAGAGCTCCGAGTTGGCGGTACAAAAAGCTCGCATGGCTGCTCCATGATGCACTGCGACGGCCAAGACTGGGCCTGGATCAGTTGTTCGAGTCTCCTAACGACACATTGCGAAGGGATTAGGGGTCGTTCGCCAAGTTATCTCAGGAACTGGCCATCAGGCGAGCCATGCTGAGCACCGCCATGCGTGCCAGAGATGAATACCGCAGACACTGACATCCTTCCAATCATTGTCGGGGTTTCATGCCTATCGCTCCGATGCTATGGAAAGGCTCTGTGGCTGTGACTATGACTATAGCAGTTGCGCTCAAGAGAAGGCAGAGATCGGAAGCATTCTACCGCTGTGGATTGAATCACCATGAAGATTGGACACTACAACTTGATATTTATGAAATGAATAAGGTCCGGACTTAGAATAAATATCGGTGTCATATTGCTGGGAATGCGAGATGAGAGGATGAGACTCACCCATGCGCAAGGAGTGAATACATAAGCAAAGGAATATCAAATTACATAGTATTTGCGTCACGATCTAGGAGCAGTTCATGCAGCTAGGAATGCGAATTGAATAAACATTAATCGATACATTATTCATCATTACCCCAGCCAGAGTCGAAGCAGTTGTCTACCTACCTTGACAGCATAGTCAAGTCGATAGTCTTTGCTATCCACTCACATGCAAATGAAACAATTGGCACGCAAGTTGAGCAAGGCACATTGAACAGGATACATAGTATTCAGTAGATTTGTATTTTCGGGTAGTCTAATGCCAAAGGTCCATCTGCAGGTCCCATGGCAAACGATGTTTCTCAGTGATTTTCATCTCTCTTTACCCATTCTCATTTTGGCATATTGCGCCGTATTGTTGTTGTTAGAGGTCAAGTACTTAGTCTTGAAACAAAAAGAAAACCCCCCAACGCCATTCTTCATGAGTCGATTTTATGATTTGCGTCAACGTGCCGTGCGCTTGTATCCTTCAGGGGCAGACGGACAAGGTGCGGGGGTGAGATCGTCCAAGCATGTGATCTGGCTGCCAACGACAACTCCCCACACCCTTTCTCGACGACATGCCTTGGCATGAAGCTGCCCCTGCTCCTCAGGATTGCACATTACTCGATTATTCcattcatcctcgtcgtaAAAAGAGTTATCTTGCCTAGGCAGCGTCGGCGCTGGCCGCAGGCTGGATAACCTTGGTGACCTGGTTGCCGGCGCGGATAATGCGAGCGCCAGCAGAGTCGTTCATGTAGGTGACATCCTTGTTCTCGAACTGAGCACGCTTCCAGACCTCAACCTCGCAGCCACCGCGGAGGACACCAACACGCATGGTGGACAGAAGGTTGtgggcggcgttggagtgGTTGTAGACACCAccgttgaagatggcggtGGCATCCTTGCCAATGGCAGAGTTGATGAGGGCGCGGCCACCAGGGtggtccttgatgaagtCGGTAACGTCGTGGATGACGCCGGCAATGGCAACGAGACCCTTTCCGTTCTTAGAGTCGGCGACGAAGTCGTCCCAGTCGACAACAGGGAGCTGGTCGAGGGGAATACCCCAGTCGAGGGTGGCACGCTTCtggtcgagcttcttctggagctgctggacACGGCCCTTCTCAATCTCGTTCTGGCGGAACTGCTTCAGCTCATAGGCAAGGCCGAGCTGCTTCCACATCCAGATGCTCCACTTGGTAGGGTCGTACTGCCACCACTCAATGGCGTTGCGGTAGTCCGAGGGGAACTCGTGGTGGAAGTTGTGGTAACCCTCACCAAGGGTGACGATGGCGGTAATGACGTGGTCACGAGGAGAGTTGCGGTCGTCGAAGGGCTGCTCACCGAGCCAGTGGGCGAGAGAGTTGACGCAGAAGGTAGCCTGCTGGACGAAGCAGACACGGAGGATACCAGCATAGACGAGGCCACCCCACCAGTCACCCCAGCCGAGACCGGCAACGAGCATGGGGAAGCCGAGAGCCATGAAGAGAACGCACTTGATGTAGTTCTTGTGCTgccagacgacgacggcgtcCTCGTTGAGATCGGTAATGTCGGTTCGGCCCTGGCGCTTAGGGTTCTGCTTGAAGACCATCCAGCCCATGTGGGAGTAGAGGAGACCCTTGCGGACAGAGTAGGGGTCCTTGTCGGTATCGGTGTAACGGTGGTGCACACGGTGACCATACGACCACCATCGGATAGAGCCCTGGACGGCGCCAGCGCCGACGGCAGCGAGGTAGATCTTGAGGGGAAGAGTGCCCTTGTAAGCAGAGTGAGACCACATACGGTGGTAACCTAGCGAATTGTGAGTATTCAGTCTTATTTGGATCCGGCCAGAACGATGAGCGTCCTGACAAAGCGAAACTTACCAGCAGTAATACCCAGACCAGTGTTAACGTAGTAGATGACAGCCCAGATGGCGGTCTTGAGCTGGAGAGGAACCCAGTAGGCCGAGATGAAGCCAATCATGGGAACGATGACAACGAGAGTGGTGTTGAGCCAGTTGATGTGCTGGTGGATGTTCTTCCAGGTCATCGGGACGTCGGAGATATGGACCTTGTTGGCGTTGCTCTTGGGGGCACCGGATCGAAGAGGGATGTAGTCCTTGGTGCCATCAGGGAAGGCCTGGGCCTGCTTGCCCGCGGCGGTGGACGACGACATGTTGATGGGTGTTGTCCAAAACGATCTCTAtgtgttgaagatggcgatggcaagtGTCGTCGGGAGGAGAGTGCCCAGCACACACGAGAACCAAGAGGAGATGGCTTCTCGGAGGAGTGAAGGGGGAAGGATGAGCCTTTTGTTAATGGCTATCCtaagaagatgatgaggatgagaggaggatgagggtcTGAGGAGGGAGGTTGGTCGAGAAGGCGGTTGGGGCGGAGGGTTCCAAAAGGGCTTTATATCAGACCCGACCCGGAGCCGGGCGAGGACTGgactggatggatgagaaAGAGACCGGGGGGTGTGCGGGTGGGTGTGGGAATGGGAGGCGTGAGACAAGTGGAGGACGAGTGGAGGTCTCTGCGGCGGGAACAGGCCAAGCGGCCAAGCAGGAGGCACAACAAGGAGCGGAGGAGGCGAAGAGAAGGGGAGGAAAGGGCACTGTCGAAGCAAGGGCCCTTGTTCAAGGTTGAGGGCAGTGGCGGAGAcgatgcgatggatggatggatgctgagAATCGAATCGACGTGCGTCGCAGAGGACAAGGAACTGCAGCAAGGAACACAGGTGATGGCGTCAAACAACCGTTGCCCTGTATCCAGATGACCAGTCCTGCTCAAGACCACATGCTCCGTACCTACACCAGGTCTTTCTCGCTTGATCAATCAGATCAACATGATCAGTTGGGGACGGACTTGAAAGATCAAGTTGGGGCGGAGGTTTCCCTGTTCTGTTGGAGTTTCCTTGACTGGCACGCGCTGTGTCCCTCCCCGAACCCGACCCTCCACACACTCTCGTCTACCTACACATTCTCGAAAAGCATGAGCCTCGGTGATTCACTAACACGTCAAGAAGCCGTTGCTTGTGAAGATTGATGAGGACCAAATGGTGAGTTCTCGTGATTGTCAGCCATGACCCTCCCGTTTCACTGTGTGATAAGAGGTTGAACTGTAGCGCAGCGCCCCCATTGGCACACCCCTGCCGTTTGTGCATGAACAGGGTAAGAAAAATCCATTGGGGATGGACGGAcggaagagaaaaaaaaaagagagaggcTCAGAGCAAATCCTCCTGCGAATGGCCAATGCCACTCCCGTCTCCCTCCGTTCCGGCCGCCTCCCGGCGACTCCAGGTACCCAAGCCAGGTCCCATCAGGAATAAAATGGATATGGGTACCTGGTCGGTACACTCCCGAGGGTTGTTGGCTGGGCCATCTCAGTCACTAACACGAAAGCTCTTGGTCAAGCTAGGGGAGGGATTGGCAGCTGTCGGGCTCGGGGAAAGCGAGACAGTATGAACTGCCGGAAGTACCGATCAGGTAGCTTGATCAGTCTAGAGCTGCGAATTTGACCATCCGAGCGGCAACAGAGAAATCCCATCTTCTACAAGCCAGGAATGCGACCCTGTCACAACCTTTGACAGCCGCCGCGATTCTGATTATCAACCTGAAGTCCCCTATCCCCGCTCCCTGCCTTGACAGATGCCGAGATCTCCCATACCCCGAAGTGAAAAGGGTAAAAAAACGTGTGATGCTCGAGAATCAGCCCATGATTGCGAAATTCGCCGCTGGGTATTCGACAATTGCTGGGAGAGGGACagtgaaaaaaaagagctGGGCCAGGTACACGACAGGGGGTGAAGCTCTTGTCGACGTCAAACCTCAACACCTTTTTTCGAATGGATGATGTGCACCCCACCCCTTCCCCAACAACTTTTTTTGGCGGCTGCCCTCCCCTCCAATCGCTGCGGGGCCCGGGCGTCCGTCCGGTTGCCGTTGGAGGCAAAGCTCGGTACCCTTGCCAGATGGCAAAGTACCACTGCGCACAAGTCTGGCGTGCTCGGTACCTCGCCTACGTGCCACGGCACATCTCCTCTCTCACCTAACCCTGGGTCGGGCAACGCGCCAAAGAGGAGCCGGTGCGTGCCTTGCAGGGGAAGCTCCCACAAAAGTTGATGGAGCCGCCTGGAGCTCCATAGTCGTAGCCCGGTGGTTGgtgtttttttcttctgtTGCTGTAGGGCTCGGGTATGGAGCGAGCTTCAAAAGAAAGGGTCCACTTGTTCAGAGGCGATGCTGACCATTGCCGGAGGGGAGTTTTGGGAGACGGAGAGAGACACAGACTGACAGAAAGGCCAGGAATTATGGACCGTGTAAGTCAGTCACTATCAGATACACACCAGGATTTACGTGGCGAATTGACCTCAATTGGGATGTTGACGTGTAAATCCCATATCCTCTAAACTCGTTGAGAGCGCCGTTTCCACATCCGGTCATGCCGAGGCTCAGACGCACGCTTATCTACAAGATCTTGCCAACGCTTAGCATCACAAAACGTCGTCGCCCAAATGCGTCGCCTGCCAACGTCACCTCGGTCAGCGTCCAGTCCAGGCATTCCATAGTTACAACGTAGATAGCAGTAGAGCTTGTCACCTAGGCTGATCTTGACATCACCGCCCCGAACAATGCCGAGAGTCATCCCATTCAGAGCATCATCATACCATCGCCATGTGCCGTCCTTGAATAGCCGTTGCAACAGTCAGATCCCCAAGATTCATCTTGAACCCAACGGCCAACCGAGAGAGCTGTATTTCCCAACCTCAATCCCGGAAAGAAGCAAAACACCCTTCAAGACTCCAGCCCTGCCACGAACTCATGGTCCCCGCCCTCACAGGATACCACCTCTTATCCCCAGATCGAACCATGCCTCGGCCCATTTGCTTCTCCCGTGACATGATCTGCCCTTCCTCTGGGCTCTGAGGTCTCATCTCAATCATGTACGTATTCACAGTTGGGGCGGAGAGACCTGTCCATCCCCTGTTGCCGTCCTCCCGTTGTGCCGACGGGATGCTGGAGTACAGCTTGCCTTGCAACTGACAGGGGAAGTACGTACCGAGGAACCAACCCTCGCTCTCCCCCAGCTTTTTCCCCAACAGAAACGCAAAGATCGGGATTCGCCAAGCCTAGAATTGCCCAATCGCGCCCGAGTCCATTACAGATGGATCCCTTTTTTTCGCCTCTTCTCTTGTCCTCCACTCCACGTCCCTTGTTTTTCCGTCCTTGACCGTCCGTGAGTCTTTGTCtccatggatccattgtTAGGCAAACAAAATTCTTCCTTGAAAGCAAGGTTCAACGCTTGTCACGTGATACCACCATCACTTCTTCCTGTCAGCTTCCAGAACCCTTCCATGGCGTCGGGTGGCGCACACTACGTATCGCGCCGTTTCCATTGAGCTTCCAATTGACTACCGCCCCTGCGTCAGAGCCACGAGCTTTTTCAACCTCTTGTCGTTCGAACTTTCGTCCCATGTTGAGCCACTTACTCAACGACAATCTATATCATCGACTCATAGTCTTCTTTTGTTGAGCTTATCTACCATCAGTCATCTCTCTGATGCCTAGGTATATGGCACACGGCACGTCATATCAAACCTCAGTTACAGTACCAATATCGTCTGTTAGtccatcttttttctttttaacATCGTCACTACATATTATCCAATACAGTACTATCAGCAGCCTCTCCTTCACCGCCGACGCCATACAACAAACATGTAAAAATCATGATACCGATCTTCGCGCCCCAATATGCAAAATGCCTGCCGGTTGCCCGCTCGTACACATGAGAGAAAACTAATGCTATCAAGACAAGATCATAAAAGGAAATTCAATCTTCGCCAAACCAAATCGCAGACATTCATCATGCTCCAATCCGAGGCTTCGTCGCCTTGAGTTTGTCGTCAATCGTTTGCTTCTGTCGCATCgtgtccttgtcgtcagTCGTCAGGTGCGCCGCCCCAATCCCTGCCAATGTATCCGTCGTCTTGATGTCGCCTCCGTGTGTTGCTTTTGCCGTTAACTTGTCCACACTTTCGGTATCCAGCTCTTTCTTAGGGGAGCCCGCAGTCTCACCGTCAGGGCCGATTGTCTTCCCCTTGACCAACTTGTCCCTAGCATTCAGTTCCTTCTCCACGGGAGCATCGACAGTCTTCATATCAATGCCGGCTATTTTGGGCTCTCTCTCCTCGCCTACGCCCTTCACACCCAACTCTTTCTTCTCGCCACAACGATTCGTCTTTGCTTGGTGAGTCTCAGGTGCTGTGATCCCGTGCGTTTCCGCTGCATTTTGCTTCACCTCTGGCTCTGCTGGCAGTTTCTCCGAAATGCCGTTGCCCTTCTCAGGCAGCATCTCAGGAAACTCTGTTTTTTGCCCTTCATTGGCGAATTGGACCTCTTTCGGTCTACTGTCAGTTTTAACAATTCCTTCGGAACTCTTGCGAGtttccttctccaactccttTGCTTCCTTGGCTCCTTCGCCTCCCACTTCTTGTGTTGTTCCATCAAGCGGGTTCACGGCCAAAGAATTGTTTCCTTTTCCTCCAATCGCGTCATCTCCGACCGGCTCTTCATTTCTGTTGCCGACTTCCGTATGGGTGCTGTCCGAGATAGTGTTTCCTGGTGGCGATGACTCTTTCGAGCCAGCATTCGCGTCCCGGGGGAAAACTTGCTGTCCCATGCCACCTTTCTGGCATGATTCCTCCCTCGATCCCACCTGGGCCTGGATAATGCTCGCAGCAATCCTACCCTCAGGGGTATCCAGGAGATCCACGCCCCTGTCTGGGCTTGGGGTCGAGGTCGACGTTGCCGGcgtttctctcttctccatggtCGAATACGGTGCCGTGGTCCCATCGGATTCGATAAATCCTGTCTTATCGGCAACAGGCGTCTCGTCGAGGGGCATGCCGTCAGGTCCCACGTCGCTGTACGATGAAGGTATGTCCCGATTCGCTGCCCAAGCAGCAATGTCGTACAAACCCCGCGGAGAGTCGCATCCGTCATAGTTGCTCGGCAGGGGGCTTGGGGGTGATCGTCCACGTGTGTAGTAGTACGGCTCGTATCCAATGGGGCTTGCGTCTGTGTATGGCCGGCTCACGTAGGACCAGTCGCTGGGTGGCTCAACCGTCTTAATCTGCGGAAGGCTGTCTGGGTGGTACCCGTCAACGAGATACTGCTGCAATGTGTAACCTTCGTCAATTGTCGATTGCGGGGGGTTCAACTGTCCACATTCTTTACCATCCCCTGGTCGTGGGAACATGTGCAAAAGAGCAGACGCCTGGAGCCGCATTTTCGGATCATCACTCAAGCAAATCTCTGCCATTTGCCTGTACCAATCTGGGATGTTCACCTCGGGACCAAGTATCAACGGTcgcccttgggcttctggtTCATCCTCCTGTGTTGCCAGAGCCCACAACACCATGCCCAGCTGGTAGAGATCCGACTTGACGCCAATGTACATAGTAATCCGCTGGTTGCTCTCGATGAGCGGCGTGGCTTCTGGGGGTTCCCATCCGACTGGGCACCCTCTCCTGTTGATGTCAATGATCTTCGCATCGCCGTACTCGTCGATGACAATGTTGGACAGCGTGAAGTCGCCTTGTACAAAGCCTGACTCGTGGATGTCGGACAACCCTTCAACAATTTGCCGAGCCCACCTCTCGCGTGTTGACCACGGAAGGTCGTAATCGCCGTCTTTGCAGTGCTCGTAAATGATGTCAATGAGAGCTCCCTGGTCGGCGTAGTTGATGAGAAGTCCCTTTACGTGCTCATCGTGATCGTCCACTACGACACCATAGAAATGGATGACGTTGCGCGAATGGCGGAGGCGGTTGAGAGCGTTGACTTCATACAAGAACTCATCTATCGTGTCAGGGCTCGGGATTTCCTTCTTGATCAAGGTATGACCATTAACATTGACTTTATAAACGAAGCCCGACATGTGCGAGTCAAAGACGATATCCTTTTCCCGAATACGCCTGCAACCAAGGTGCTTGATCTGAGCAACAGTCGGGTATTGGATAATTTCCTATCAACAGTTAGCATTGTTTGGGGAATGTCTCGAGATGCACCAACATTGCCGTCCTCAACCACATGGACATGAAGTCTCCCATCAGTCGTCTGAAGCTTCAGATTGGTCACAGTGTCGTAGAATTGAATGTCTCGTAGGCTCTCCCGGATAGCCTCGTAAATCTTGGCGCTCTTGTCTCGTTGGTAGTGAGTGTGAATGAGGTCCATCTCCAGTGAGTTTGGAGGAGCATCTCGGTAATCGAGGGAGATGGTTACGCGCCGCCAAATGTGTTCCTGCTCCCGATATGTGACGAAGAACTTTTCCCTTCTCGAACGATCTCGGAAGTGCATGCTGAGATTTAATATCCAGgtcttctcgagctcctcgcgAATCAGGGCTTCATACTGGGATGCCGTTATTGAATGAGTGTCAGCCGTTGAGAGATTGTCTTGGATGGCACACTCATCGGCCAGTGTAGCCTCGTCATCCCTGTGCACAACTGATTCAACCGGTTCCTGGATTGGCGCATCTGCAACAGGACTGGATGGTAAGGAAGGTACAAAACGAGGTATCTCGTCCTGCGGGGAGCCAAGGAAGCTTGGGGCGCTGACCCGGGGATTAGTCGCTGGCtgtgaggttgatgatgttcGGGGTCCATGAGACCGGCGGTCCATGGATACAGCTCTCCTCTCATCTGGCGTTGGCTCGATGGGGGACAAGTTGGTCCTCCGTTCCGATACTTGGCGCTTGAACGTCTGGGCACGGGGAAGACCCGGCACGACCCTCCGGGACATTCGGCGAATCAGGCCGCCCTTGTCCGAGTCGGCCGAGTCGTTCTCAGGCGCGGGGCCGGCAGGCCGCTCTGTCGGCGGTGAGGGAGCCTTGTTGCTACTCTGCCGACCAAAGAGTTTGCGAAAAAAGTTATGAGTCCCGGACAGCGCCGATGGCTGGGAAtggggcggcggcggcggctcaGACGCTACAACGCCCGCCTGTGCCATGGCCGCGACAATGCGACCAGATGTCTGTTGCTGAGCTCGCGGTGCAAGTGACTGTCAACACCGCAATGCTATAGTCGAGGCTAATCAGTCAGCTCGGTGTTGGTATGAGCTAGTGGGCTGACAGCTGGCTCTGTGGCAAAAAGTAGGAGTCTGGAATAGGGCAGTTGGAGTAGATGCATGTGCCGCGAATGCCTTCGTATCGTCGTCGTAAAGCGGATTCTATGTGGGAAGGCGAATATGGGGACAGTTGGTATGCAGTTGCAAGAGGGTAAAGAAGTTGGCATGTATGCCGTCCAGcaaaagatgatgaggcgAAAGGTGCACTGAGGAGAGCTGGAGAGGCCGCACGGCCCCGTCAATCAAAGAAGCGGTCTCTCGGTGAGAGGAGTAGAGTAAACAAGCTCTGCTTGACCCATCCAAGGGCAAGCGAAGGTAAAACAATTGCTTGGTCGGCACTGTCGCCGCGACTAGGAGGCTGGGATGATACAACGGTCGGTGAGAAGCGGGTCCTCTGGATGAGCGGTCGAAGTCGCGGGGAGCGAAGCCGGAGGCGCAATGAGGTGTTAGAATGGCTGTGGGGGCATGGGTGAAATAAGAATCCGTGATGATCGAGGACGGCTTCCTGCACGGGGTGTAAGTGAAGGGCGCCCGTGACAGCAAGACGCCTTGAGAAGcagaggttgatgagttgcGATGAAAGCCCTGCTATATTAAAACGACCACGACAGAGAGTCCAACACCTAAAACGGGcgccggcggcggcaatgGGAGTGGATGTGGAAGGCTATGACTGGACGTGAGCTTGGGTGGGCTGAGTGGGTTAGTGCGGGTTGGTGGGCTTCTAAGTGCGGCGGGAGGACACGGGGGGGACGGGCGGAGCGGCGGAGGCGCTGGGCTTTTGACCTTGGGCCTTCATTTTCTGGGTCCGTTTGGCAGCCCGAGCCACACTGAGAAGGTAGGATTGCCCTAGAACGCCCTGATGACGCTCTGGTCGGACCGCCCTGCTCAAGGGGCTGGGTCCTGAGTAGTCTCTGGGCGCGGTGCTCACTGGCCAGCAAAGCCACCACTGTCCAGGTGTCAGCGCAGGGCTGTGGCCATCCATTGTCCGTCCATTGCCCCAGACTTGCCGAGGACCGTCAGGGGTCTTTGCTTGACTGAACGACATCTCTGGATGATTTTGGGCCTGGGCGTCGAGTccttgatccatccatcccaccaTGCCGGATCTTCCATGCTTCATGGCCAGCCAAAGGACCCTGCCAGTCTGCCGCCTGTCGTCTGTCGCATGTCGGCCATGGTCTGCCTGCGGCTGCAGGAGTCATACTTCCAAGAGAGACGGTGACGCTCGACGGCTCGCTGGTGGGGAACAATCGATGAGTTGGCCCCTTTCAGATGCCCTGGTCTCGTCCCATTTCGTCGACGCTAAGACGTTTTGCTGAGCGCAGGGGGAAGCGGTGATGCATCATCAGGCAGACTTTGGTCGGGCACAAAGAGACATGAAGACGGTTGGCGCTGATTTTGGGGGTTGGATGTAGGAGGGAGATGCAAGAGAGGGCGCGACTATCTGCGAGCGGGTGGTTGACATCGAGGTCTTTGTCAGGGGATGGCAGGAAAGTGCAATTGTATCATACCCTTCTCAAACCTATCTGCCCAAGGCTAGCAGGTATCGTCGGCAGGTAGCCGGGAGTGAGGCAGACAAGGAAGGTGCAAGCCAAGAGCAGCATCACGAATTGGAAGCTGCAACCGTCTGCATCGCGACTTCCTGCCTACAGTACCTTACCTGCCGAGTGGCCTTGCAATCACATCTGCCCACAATGCCGTGTAGaatcatcatcgccatctgtTCAGCACCTTGGTACCTACACCAACAGCCCCAGACTCGTCATCCACACAACACATTCGATCGAGCATCTAGGCCCGCTTGAACAAAGAGGGTGGACATGCCATCAGCCAAAGACAGCGCAGAACATGGAGGAAATCCCACGCAGCCGGTACCGCGGGGACCGAAAAATCAGGGACGTCCTGTGCGTCTTTTTGCCGGGCCAGGGCATGTCATCCTGGCTCCAGCTGCTGACCTCCATCGAGGCTCGAACCATAGGACGATCTGATCGCTTTGCAGGGCCAGGCCGACTGCATACGCAAGTGACAACGCCATCTAGTTGGGCATCTCACTCACACTCGC
This window encodes:
- a CDS encoding Acyl-CoA desaturase, whose translation is MSSSTAAGKQAQAFPDGTKDYIPLRSGAPKSNANKVHISDVPMTWKNIHQHINWLNTTLVVIVPMIGFISAYWVPLQLKTAIWAVIYYVNTGLGITAGYHRMWSHSAYKGTLPLKIYLAAVGAGAVQGSIRWWSYGHRVHHRYTDTDKDPYSVRKGLLYSHMGWMVFKQNPKRQGRTDITDLNEDAVVVWQHKNYIKCVLFMALGFPMLVAGLGWGDWWGGLVYAGILRVCFVQQATFCVNSLAHWLGEQPFDDRNSPRDHVITAIVTLGEGYHNFHHEFPSDYRNAIEWWQYDPTKWSIWMWKQLGLAYELKQFRQNEIEKGRVQQLQKKLDQKRATLDWGIPLDQLPVVDWDDFVADSKNGKGLVAIAGVIHDVTDFIKDHPGGRALINSAIGKDATAIFNGGVYNHSNAAHNLLSTMRVGVLRGGCEVEVWKRAQFENKDVTYMNDSAGARIIRAGNQVTKVIQPAASADAA
- a CDS encoding Protein kinase domain-containing protein, producing the protein MAQAGVVASEPPPPPHSQPSALSGTHNFFRKLFGRQSSNKAPSPPTERPAGPAPENDSADSDKGGLIRRMSRRVVPGLPRAQTFKRQVSERRTNLSPIEPTPDERRAVSMDRRSHGPRTSSTSQPATNPRVSAPSFLGSPQDEIPRFVPSLPSSPVADAPIQEPVESVVHRDDEATLADECAIQDNLSTADTHSITASQYEALIREELEKTWILNLSMHFRDRSRREKFFVTYREQEHIWRRVTISLDYRDAPPNSLEMDLIHTHYQRDKSAKIYEAIRESLRDIQFYDTVTNLKLQTTDGRLHVHVVEDGNEIIQYPTVAQIKHLGCRRIREKDIVFDSHMSGFVYKVNVNGHTLIKKEIPSPDTIDEFLYEVNALNRLRHSRNVIHFYGVVVDDHDEHVKGLLINYADQGALIDIIYEHCKDGDYDLPWSTRERWARQIVEGLSDIHESGFVQGDFTLSNIVIDEYGDAKIIDINRRGCPVGWEPPEATPLIESNQRITMYIGVKSDLYQLGMVLWALATQEDEPEAQGRPLILGPEVNIPDWYRQMAEICLSDDPKMRLQASALLHMFPRPGDGKECGQLNPPQSTIDEGYTLQQYLVDGYHPDSLPQIKTVEPPSDWSYVSRPYTDASPIGYEPYYYTRGRSPPSPLPSNYDGCDSPRGLYDIAAWAANRDIPSSYSDVGPDGMPLDETPVADKTGFIESDGTTAPYSTMEKRETPATSTSTPSPDRGVDLLDTPEGRIAASIIQAQVGSREESCQKGGMGQQVFPRDANAGSKESSPPGNTISDSTHTEVGNRNEEPVGDDAIGGKGNNSLAVNPLDGTTQEVGGEGAKEAKELEKETRKSSEGIVKTDSRPKEVQFANEGQKTEFPEMLPEKGNGISEKLPAEPEVKQNAAETHGITAPETHQAKTNRCGEKKELGVKGVGEEREPKIAGIDMKTVDAPVEKELNARDKLVKGKTIGPDGETAGSPKKELDTESVDKLTAKATHGGDIKTTDTLAGIGAAHLTTDDKDTMRQKQTIDDKLKATKPRIGA